One Streptomyces hundungensis DNA segment encodes these proteins:
- the paaC gene encoding 1,2-phenylacetyl-CoA epoxidase subunit PaaC, whose translation MTAIVSADAALALGDDALVLSHRLGEWAGHAPVLEEEVALANIALDLLGQARLLLSEVGDEDELAYLREERSFRNLQLVEQPNGDFAHTIARQLYFSTYQHLLYGELAEGDGEFSAIAAKAVKEVDYHRDHAEQWTLRLGDGTEESHRRMRQACEALWRYTGEMFQPVPGLDLDWAALDARWTASMTSVLGRATLTVPEGPRTGAWAAGAGRQGLHTEPFGRMLAEMQHLHRSHPGASW comes from the coding sequence GTGACGGCCATCGTCTCGGCGGACGCCGCTCTCGCCCTCGGCGACGACGCCCTGGTGCTTTCGCACCGGCTGGGGGAGTGGGCGGGCCACGCCCCCGTCCTCGAAGAAGAGGTCGCCCTCGCGAACATCGCCCTCGACCTGCTCGGCCAGGCCCGGCTGCTGCTCTCCGAGGTCGGCGACGAGGACGAGCTCGCCTACCTCCGCGAGGAGCGGTCCTTCCGCAACCTCCAGCTCGTCGAGCAGCCCAACGGCGACTTCGCCCACACCATCGCCCGCCAGCTGTACTTCTCGACGTACCAGCACCTGCTGTACGGCGAACTCGCCGAGGGGGATGGCGAGTTCAGCGCCATCGCGGCCAAGGCGGTCAAGGAGGTCGACTACCACCGCGACCACGCCGAGCAGTGGACCCTACGGCTCGGCGACGGCACCGAGGAGAGCCACCGGCGGATGCGGCAGGCCTGCGAGGCGCTGTGGCGCTACACCGGCGAGATGTTCCAGCCCGTGCCCGGCCTCGACCTCGACTGGGCGGCTCTCGACGCGCGGTGGACGGCATCGATGACCTCGGTCCTCGGCCGGGCCACGCTGACCGTCCCCGAAGGCCCGCGAACCGGCGCCTGGGCCGCGGGAGCCGGCCGCCAGGGCCTGCACACCGAACCGTTCGGTCGGATGCTCGCCGAAATGCAGCACCTGCACCGCAGCCACCCGGGGGCGTCATGGTGA
- the paaB gene encoding 1,2-phenylacetyl-CoA epoxidase subunit PaaB: MSTHDWPLWEVFVRSRRGLSHTHAGSLHAPDAEMALRNARDLYTRRSEGISIWVVPSSAISASSPDEKDSFFDPAADKPYRHPTFYEIPEGVKHL, from the coding sequence ATGAGCACGCACGACTGGCCGCTCTGGGAGGTGTTCGTGCGCTCGCGCCGCGGGCTCTCCCACACCCACGCGGGAAGCCTGCACGCGCCGGACGCCGAGATGGCGCTGCGGAACGCCCGGGACCTCTACACCCGCAGGTCCGAGGGCATTTCGATCTGGGTCGTGCCGTCCAGCGCGATCAGCGCGTCGTCGCCCGACGAGAAGGACTCCTTCTTCGACCCGGCCGCCGACAAGCCGTATCGCCATCCCACGTTCTACGAGATCCCGGAAGGGGTGAAGCACCTGTGA
- the paaA gene encoding 1,2-phenylacetyl-CoA epoxidase subunit PaaA yields MTGVTATATAAAGTDASYQAVFDAAVAADERIEPRDWMPEEYRSSLVRQMAQHAHSEIIGMQPEANWITRAPSLRRKAILMAKVQDEAGHGLYLYSAAETLGTGRDELLDKLHSGRQKYSSIFNYPTLTWADVGAIGWLVDGAAITNQVPLCRCSYGPYARAMVRICKEESFHQRQGYELLLALSQGTPDQHAMAQDAVNRWWWPSLMMFGPPDDESAHSAQSMTWKIKRHSNDELRQRFVDIAVGQAEGLGLTLPDPELRWNEERGHHDFGPIDWTEFWEVLKGNGPCNEQRITQRRRAHEEGAWVREAAASYATKHQTQRSRSQSQSQSQSQHANGEATA; encoded by the coding sequence ATGACCGGAGTGACCGCGACAGCCACGGCAGCCGCAGGGACGGACGCGTCGTACCAGGCGGTGTTCGACGCGGCCGTCGCAGCGGACGAGCGGATCGAGCCACGCGACTGGATGCCGGAGGAGTACCGCTCCTCGCTGGTCCGGCAGATGGCGCAGCACGCCCATTCCGAGATCATCGGCATGCAGCCCGAGGCGAACTGGATCACCCGCGCCCCGTCCCTGCGCCGCAAGGCGATCCTGATGGCCAAGGTCCAGGACGAAGCGGGCCACGGCCTCTACCTCTACAGCGCGGCCGAAACGCTCGGCACCGGCCGCGACGAGCTCCTGGACAAGCTGCACTCGGGCCGCCAGAAGTACTCGTCGATCTTCAACTACCCCACCCTGACCTGGGCCGACGTCGGCGCGATCGGCTGGCTGGTGGACGGCGCGGCGATCACCAACCAGGTCCCCCTGTGCCGCTGCTCCTACGGCCCGTACGCACGGGCGATGGTGCGCATCTGCAAGGAGGAGTCCTTCCACCAGCGGCAGGGCTACGAGCTGCTGCTCGCCCTGTCCCAGGGGACGCCGGACCAGCACGCCATGGCGCAGGACGCGGTGAACCGCTGGTGGTGGCCGTCCCTGATGATGTTCGGCCCGCCCGACGACGAATCGGCGCACTCCGCGCAGTCGATGACCTGGAAGATCAAGCGGCACTCCAACGACGAGCTGCGCCAGCGCTTCGTGGACATAGCGGTGGGCCAGGCCGAGGGCCTGGGTCTCACCCTGCCCGACCCCGAGCTGCGCTGGAACGAGGAGCGCGGCCACCACGACTTCGGGCCGATCGACTGGACGGAGTTCTGGGAGGTCCTCAAGGGCAACGGCCCCTGCAACGAGCAGCGGATCACCCAGCGGCGCCGGGCCCACGAAGAGGGCGCCTGGGTGCGGGAGGCGGCCGCCTCCTACGCGACGAAGCACCAAACACAGCGCTCACGGTCACAGTCGCAGTCGCAGTCGCAGTCGCAGCACGCGAACGGAGAGGCAACCGCATGA
- a CDS encoding DUF5819 family protein, whose protein sequence is MAAVALAVIAVVGCAQIGMVFLHVAPPNTISKQHGKNVDDWIYPEFEQNWKLFAPNPLQQNIDVQARAEIKMPDGSTRTTAWIDFSAQDGAAIQHNPLPSHTQQNELRRAWDFFLGSHGDDNKPNGLRGELSEQYLRRIVMLRLGTHRDGGTVDRIQVRSRTTAVKNPSWSDEKSDTRPFYREVPWWTVTPADLPPGAGDARTEAKR, encoded by the coding sequence GTGGCCGCGGTCGCGCTCGCGGTGATCGCCGTGGTCGGCTGCGCCCAGATAGGGATGGTGTTCCTGCACGTCGCACCGCCCAACACGATCAGCAAGCAGCACGGCAAGAACGTGGACGACTGGATCTACCCCGAGTTCGAGCAGAACTGGAAGCTCTTCGCGCCCAATCCGCTCCAGCAGAACATCGACGTCCAGGCGCGTGCCGAGATCAAGATGCCCGACGGCAGCACCAGGACCACCGCCTGGATCGACTTCTCGGCGCAGGACGGCGCCGCGATCCAGCACAATCCGCTGCCGAGCCACACCCAGCAGAACGAACTGCGGCGCGCCTGGGACTTCTTCTTGGGTTCGCATGGCGACGACAACAAGCCCAACGGTCTGCGCGGCGAACTCTCCGAGCAGTATCTGCGCCGCATCGTGATGCTCCGCCTCGGCACGCACCGCGACGGCGGAACGGTCGACCGGATCCAGGTCAGGTCGAGGACCACGGCCGTCAAAAACCCGTCGTGGAGCGACGAGAAGAGCGACACGCGGCCGTTCTACCGAGAAGTGCCGTGGTGGACGGTGACCCCCGCCGACCTGCCCCCGGGCGCCGGTGACGCACGCACGGAGGCGAAGCGGTGA
- a CDS encoding HTTM domain-containing protein: MVSAAALGPYQSAVVRIGFAATWLFFLLRELPHRRELYGPDGPWSWDLGNRLVSGNHAFTALLWSDSTLWFEFVYALAIVSSVLLLLGWRTRTTSVVFMIGVLSLQNRSVFMGDGGDNVIHLMAIYLVFTRCAQVWSLDARRAARGAVRDRVGPVLWAVCGLGLAAATWRTSGSGVFGGGEWWLWVVFWGAWAVQGLWWAVGRFAAADARALLDVIANLVHNVAMVVIMAEVCLVYATAGWYKIQGSRWQDGTALFYPLKLDYFSPWPELSSLLGTSGVIVMLLTYGTVMVQVAFPFTLFNRRVKNVLLVAMMLEHAGIAVLLGLPFFSLAMIAADAVFLPTSFLRRVGALAGRLRPGARLPEQRGQRADEPERPRTLVG; encoded by the coding sequence ATGGTTTCGGCCGCCGCTCTCGGCCCGTACCAGAGCGCCGTCGTCCGCATCGGCTTCGCCGCGACCTGGCTGTTCTTCCTGCTGCGTGAGCTGCCGCACCGCCGTGAGCTGTACGGACCGGACGGCCCCTGGAGTTGGGACCTCGGCAACCGTCTGGTGAGCGGCAACCACGCCTTCACCGCGCTGCTGTGGAGCGACAGCACCCTCTGGTTCGAGTTCGTGTACGCGCTGGCCATCGTGTCCAGCGTGCTTCTGCTGCTCGGCTGGCGTACCCGCACCACCTCCGTCGTGTTCATGATCGGCGTGCTGTCGTTGCAGAATCGCTCCGTCTTCATGGGGGACGGCGGTGACAACGTCATCCACCTCATGGCGATCTATCTGGTCTTCACGCGGTGCGCCCAGGTCTGGTCGCTGGACGCGCGGCGCGCCGCGCGCGGGGCGGTCCGCGACCGGGTCGGGCCGGTGTTGTGGGCGGTGTGCGGGCTGGGTCTTGCCGCCGCGACCTGGCGTACGTCCGGGTCGGGCGTTTTCGGTGGCGGCGAGTGGTGGCTGTGGGTCGTGTTCTGGGGCGCGTGGGCGGTTCAGGGCCTGTGGTGGGCGGTGGGCCGGTTCGCCGCCGCCGACGCGCGGGCGCTGCTCGATGTGATCGCCAACCTCGTCCACAACGTGGCCATGGTCGTGATCATGGCGGAGGTCTGCCTGGTCTACGCGACCGCCGGCTGGTACAAGATCCAGGGCAGCCGCTGGCAGGACGGCACCGCGCTGTTCTACCCGCTGAAGCTCGACTACTTCTCGCCGTGGCCCGAACTCTCCTCCCTGCTGGGCACGAGCGGGGTGATCGTGATGCTGCTCACCTATGGAACGGTCATGGTGCAGGTGGCGTTCCCGTTCACGCTGTTCAATCGGCGGGTCAAGAACGTGCTGCTGGTGGCGATGATGCTGGAGCACGCCGGCATCGCGGTCCTGCTGGGTCTGCCGTTCTTCTCACTGGCGATGATCGCCGCGGACGCCGTGTTCCTGCCGACGTCCTTCCTGCGCCGGGTGGGCGCGCTCGCGGGCCGGCTGCGGCCGGGCGCACGCCTTCCCGAGCAGCGCGGACAGCGGGCGGACGAGCCCGAACGGCCACGTACGCTCGTGGGGTGA
- a CDS encoding TrmH family RNA methyltransferase — protein MSSTEQPAPAATTPAATTPPGEPLQYDEGFGPEVGVGPHALPWPEGERYDPELLAHGDRRNVVDAYRYWTREAIVADLDTRRHDFHVAVENWGHDFNIGSVVRTANAFLAKEVHIVGRRRWNRRGAMVTDRYQHVRHHPDTESLTAWALEQDVPIIGIDNLPGAVPLERTELPRRCVLLFGQEGPGLTEEARKHAHMVCSIAQFGSTRSINAGAAAAIAMHAWVQRHAVVPD, from the coding sequence GTGAGCAGCACCGAACAGCCGGCCCCGGCCGCCACGACCCCGGCCGCCACGACCCCGCCCGGCGAGCCCCTCCAGTACGACGAGGGCTTCGGGCCCGAGGTCGGGGTGGGGCCGCACGCGCTGCCCTGGCCCGAGGGCGAGCGCTACGACCCGGAGTTGCTCGCGCACGGCGACCGGCGCAACGTCGTGGACGCCTACCGGTACTGGACGCGCGAGGCGATCGTCGCCGACCTCGACACCCGCAGGCACGACTTCCACGTGGCCGTCGAGAACTGGGGCCACGACTTCAACATCGGGTCCGTGGTGCGCACAGCCAACGCCTTCCTGGCCAAGGAGGTGCACATCGTCGGGCGGCGCCGCTGGAACCGGCGCGGGGCGATGGTCACCGACCGGTACCAGCATGTGCGCCACCACCCCGACACCGAGTCGCTGACCGCGTGGGCGCTGGAGCAGGACGTGCCGATCATCGGCATCGACAATCTGCCCGGCGCGGTGCCGCTGGAGCGGACCGAGCTGCCGCGCCGCTGTGTGCTGCTCTTCGGGCAGGAGGGGCCCGGCCTCACCGAGGAAGCCCGGAAGCACGCCCATATGGTGTGCTCCATCGCCCAGTTCGGCTCCACGCGCTCCATCAACGCGGGGGCCGCCGCGGCCATCGCGATGCACGCCTGGGTGCAGCGGCACGCCGTCGTCCCCGACTGA
- the paaN gene encoding phenylacetic acid degradation protein PaaN — translation MQLTEKHRPTLDGALEAIRTRAYWSPHPEHPKAYGETGAEDGKAAFDALLNRRFDLDQPGTDDWTGAEVSPYGVELGIQYPHPDLDVLLPAMRAGMADWRAAGPETRALVCVEILARIGARTHEFAHAVMHTSGQAFMMAFQAGGPHAQDRGLEAVAYAYQEQTRTPAGSAAWSKPQGKRDPLELTKTFTPAGRGIALLIGCNTFPTWNGYPGLFASLATGNPVLVKPHPRAVLPLAMTVKVAREVLAEAGFDPNLVALAAERPGEGIAKTLAVRPEIKIIDYTGSSSFGDWLEANARQAQVYTEKAGVNTVVIDSTDNYKGMLANLSFSLSLYSGQMCTTPQNLLIPRDGITTDAGHKTFDDVVGDLAGAVSGLLGDDARANALLGALVNPDVKARLEAASGLGEVALPTREVTNPEFPDAVVRTPVIVKLDGAKPDAESVYLSECFGPVSFAVAVDSTADAVELLRRTVRDKGAMTVGAYTTSPEVERAVEDVCLDESAQLSLNLTGGVYVNQTAAFSDFHGSGGNPAANAALCDGAFVSNRFRVVEVRRQA, via the coding sequence ATGCAGCTGACCGAGAAGCACAGGCCCACCCTGGACGGGGCCCTGGAAGCGATCCGCACCCGTGCGTACTGGTCGCCGCACCCGGAGCACCCCAAGGCCTACGGGGAGACGGGCGCCGAGGACGGCAAGGCCGCCTTCGACGCGCTCCTGAACCGCCGCTTCGACCTCGACCAGCCGGGCACCGACGACTGGACGGGCGCCGAAGTGTCGCCCTACGGCGTCGAGTTGGGCATCCAGTACCCCCACCCCGACCTCGACGTGCTGCTGCCCGCGATGCGGGCCGGCATGGCCGACTGGCGGGCCGCCGGACCCGAGACGCGCGCCCTGGTGTGCGTCGAGATCCTGGCGCGCATCGGCGCCCGCACCCACGAGTTCGCGCACGCGGTCATGCACACCAGCGGCCAGGCCTTCATGATGGCCTTCCAGGCGGGCGGCCCGCACGCCCAGGACCGGGGCCTCGAGGCCGTCGCGTACGCCTACCAGGAGCAGACCCGCACCCCCGCGGGCAGCGCGGCCTGGTCCAAGCCCCAGGGCAAGCGCGACCCCCTGGAGCTCACCAAGACGTTCACGCCGGCCGGGCGCGGCATCGCCCTGCTGATCGGCTGCAACACCTTCCCCACGTGGAACGGCTACCCCGGCCTGTTCGCCTCGCTGGCCACCGGAAACCCGGTCCTGGTCAAGCCGCACCCGCGCGCGGTGCTGCCGCTGGCCATGACGGTGAAGGTCGCCCGCGAAGTCCTCGCCGAAGCGGGCTTCGACCCCAACCTGGTGGCGCTCGCGGCCGAGCGGCCCGGCGAGGGCATCGCCAAGACCCTCGCGGTCCGCCCCGAAATCAAGATCATCGACTATACGGGTTCCTCCTCCTTCGGCGACTGGCTGGAGGCCAACGCCCGCCAGGCGCAGGTCTACACCGAGAAGGCCGGCGTCAACACGGTGGTCATCGACTCCACCGACAACTACAAGGGCATGCTCGCCAACCTGTCCTTCTCGCTGTCCCTGTACAGCGGCCAGATGTGCACCACCCCGCAGAACCTGCTGATCCCCCGCGACGGCATCACCACCGACGCGGGCCACAAGACCTTCGACGACGTGGTCGGCGACCTCGCGGGCGCGGTGAGCGGCCTCCTCGGCGACGACGCCCGCGCCAACGCGCTGCTCGGCGCGCTGGTCAACCCCGATGTGAAGGCCCGCCTGGAAGCAGCCTCCGGCCTCGGCGAAGTCGCCCTGCCCACACGGGAGGTGACCAACCCCGAGTTCCCGGACGCGGTGGTGCGCACCCCCGTGATCGTCAAGCTGGACGGCGCGAAGCCGGACGCCGAATCCGTCTACCTGTCGGAGTGCTTCGGCCCGGTCTCCTTCGCCGTCGCCGTCGACTCCACGGCGGACGCGGTGGAGCTGCTGCGCCGCACGGTCCGCGACAAGGGCGCGATGACGGTCGGCGCGTACACCACCTCCCCCGAGGTGGAGCGCGCGGTGGAGGACGTCTGCCTGGACGAGTCGGCCCAGCTGTCGCTGAACCTGACGGGCGGGGTGTACGTCAACCAGACGGCCGCGTTCTCCGACTTCCACGGCTCGGGCGGCAACCCGGCGGCCAACGCGGCCCTGTGCGACGGGGCGTTCGTGTCCAACCGGTTCCGCGTGGTGGAGGTCCGCAGGCAGGCCTGA
- a CDS encoding 3-hydroxyacyl-CoA dehydrogenase has product MTKTASASAIAPSRTVAVVGTGTMGQGIAQVALVAGHRVRLYDAVPDRAREAADALAGRLDRLVDKGRMDAADRDEALARLHPAAELAELADAALVVEAVLEQLPVKQELFGALEDVVGEECLLATNTSSLSVTAIAGALRHPGRFVGLHFFNPAPLLPLVEVVSGFATDAETATRAYETAKAWGKTPVRCTDTPGFIVNRIARPFYAEAFAIHEERGADPATIDAVLRESGGFKMGPFELTDLIGQDVNEAVTRSVWESFFQSPKFTPSLAQRRLVESGLHGRKSGRGWYAYGTPGAPSQEAERPAPHTAPPAKAPDAVTVVGDLGPARELVAMMTEAGIDVTSVNEGGPYIELPGDGQLVPADGKTSVEFADVVYFDLALDYRGATRIALSASEDTSERAVTEAVGLFQKLGKEVSVIGDVPGMIVARTVAMLVDLAADAVAKGVATAEDIDTAMRLGVNYPLGPVEWNRRLGQDWAYDLLSALHERCPTGRYAPSLALYRQAYAGEEETGS; this is encoded by the coding sequence ATGACCAAAACCGCCAGCGCCTCAGCGATCGCGCCGAGCCGTACCGTCGCCGTCGTCGGCACCGGGACCATGGGCCAGGGCATCGCCCAGGTCGCCCTCGTCGCCGGACACCGCGTACGGCTCTACGACGCCGTGCCGGACCGGGCGCGCGAGGCCGCCGACGCCCTCGCCGGACGCCTGGACCGGCTGGTCGACAAGGGCCGCATGGACGCCGCCGACCGCGACGAGGCGCTGGCCCGCCTCCACCCGGCCGCCGAACTGGCCGAGCTCGCCGACGCGGCGCTCGTCGTCGAGGCCGTCCTGGAACAACTCCCCGTCAAACAGGAGCTGTTCGGAGCTCTGGAGGACGTGGTGGGCGAGGAGTGCCTGCTGGCCACCAACACCTCCTCGCTCTCCGTCACGGCGATCGCGGGCGCGCTCAGGCACCCCGGCCGCTTCGTGGGCCTGCACTTCTTCAACCCGGCGCCGCTGCTGCCCCTGGTCGAGGTCGTCAGCGGCTTCGCCACCGACGCGGAGACCGCGACCCGGGCGTACGAGACGGCGAAGGCCTGGGGCAAGACGCCGGTGCGCTGCACCGACACCCCCGGCTTCATCGTCAACCGCATCGCCCGGCCCTTCTACGCCGAGGCCTTCGCGATCCACGAGGAGCGCGGCGCGGACCCGGCCACCATCGACGCGGTGCTGCGCGAGAGCGGCGGGTTCAAGATGGGCCCCTTCGAGCTCACCGACCTCATCGGGCAGGACGTCAACGAGGCGGTGACCCGCTCCGTCTGGGAGTCCTTCTTCCAGAGCCCCAAGTTCACGCCGTCCCTGGCCCAGCGCCGCCTCGTCGAATCGGGCCTGCACGGGCGCAAGAGCGGGCGCGGCTGGTACGCCTACGGGACCCCCGGCGCGCCCTCACAAGAGGCCGAGCGTCCCGCGCCGCACACCGCGCCGCCCGCGAAGGCGCCGGACGCCGTCACCGTCGTCGGTGACCTGGGGCCGGCCCGCGAACTGGTCGCGATGATGACCGAGGCCGGCATCGACGTGACCAGCGTCAACGAGGGCGGCCCCTACATCGAGCTTCCGGGGGATGGACAGCTCGTCCCGGCCGACGGCAAGACGTCCGTGGAGTTCGCGGACGTCGTCTACTTCGACCTCGCCCTCGACTACCGGGGCGCCACCCGTATCGCGCTCTCCGCGAGCGAGGACACCTCCGAGCGTGCCGTCACCGAGGCGGTGGGCCTGTTCCAGAAGCTCGGCAAGGAGGTCAGCGTCATCGGTGACGTGCCCGGCATGATCGTCGCCCGTACCGTGGCGATGCTCGTCGACCTCGCCGCCGATGCCGTCGCCAAGGGCGTCGCCACCGCCGAGGACATCGACACCGCGATGCGCCTGGGCGTCAACTACCCGCTGGGGCCGGTCGAATGGAACCGGCGGCTCGGCCAGGACTGGGCGTACGACCTGCTCTCCGCGCTGCACGAGCGCTGCCCCACCGGCCGCTACGCCCCCTCGCTCGCGCTCTACCGCCAGGCGTACGCGGGCGAGGAGGAGACGGGCTCATGA
- a CDS encoding TetR/AcrR family transcriptional regulator encodes MTTAKRDTYTPETLLTVAVRVFNDRGYDGTSMEHLSKAAGISKSSIYHHVAGKEELLRRAVSRALDGLFGVLDEPGAVRGRSIERVEYVTRRTVEVLMAELPYVTLLLRVRGNTKTERWAMERRREFDQRVADLLKAAVADGDLRADLDIRLATRLLFGMVNSLVEWYRPQREGEADGAQVADTVVRMAFDGLRTGH; translated from the coding sequence ATGACCACCGCCAAACGCGACACCTACACGCCCGAGACGCTGCTCACGGTCGCGGTGCGGGTCTTCAACGACCGGGGCTACGACGGCACGTCCATGGAGCACCTGTCCAAGGCGGCCGGGATCTCCAAGTCGTCGATCTACCACCATGTGGCCGGCAAGGAGGAGCTGCTCCGCCGGGCGGTGAGCCGCGCCCTGGACGGCCTCTTCGGTGTGCTGGACGAGCCGGGCGCCGTGCGCGGCCGGTCCATCGAGCGGGTCGAGTACGTCACGCGGCGTACCGTGGAAGTCCTGATGGCCGAACTCCCCTACGTCACGCTGCTGTTGCGCGTGCGGGGCAACACCAAGACGGAACGCTGGGCGATGGAACGCCGGCGCGAGTTCGACCAGCGCGTCGCCGACCTGCTCAAGGCGGCCGTCGCGGACGGTGACCTCCGCGCCGACCTGGACATTCGCCTGGCGACCCGGCTGCTGTTCGGCATGGTCAACTCGCTGGTGGAGTGGTACCGGCCGCAGCGCGAGGGAGAGGCGGACGGGGCGCAGGTGGCGGACACCGTGGTGCGGATGGCGTTCGACGGGCTGCGGACCGGGCACTGA
- a CDS encoding Lrp/AsnC family transcriptional regulator has translation MAAEQMATGENRPVPPRPLDQIDHDILRILQTDGRASIRSVAERVHVSRANAYARINRLVEDNVIRGFTARVDHERAGQGAAAYITLKIVQNSWRTVREELQKLPGAAHIALVSGDFDVLLLVHTPDNRALRELVLTRIQSIPEVLSTRTLLVFEETDLDPA, from the coding sequence ATGGCAGCTGAACAAATGGCCACCGGCGAGAACCGGCCGGTGCCGCCGCGCCCGCTGGACCAGATCGACCACGACATCCTGCGCATCCTGCAAACCGACGGCAGGGCCTCGATACGCTCCGTGGCCGAACGGGTGCACGTCTCGCGCGCCAACGCCTACGCACGCATCAACCGGCTCGTCGAGGACAACGTGATCCGCGGCTTCACCGCGCGCGTGGACCACGAGCGGGCGGGCCAGGGCGCCGCCGCGTACATCACGCTGAAGATCGTGCAGAACTCGTGGCGCACGGTCCGCGAGGAACTCCAGAAGCTGCCCGGCGCCGCCCACATCGCCCTGGTGAGCGGCGACTTCGACGTGCTGCTCCTGGTGCACACCCCCGACAACAGGGCGCTGCGCGAGCTGGTTCTGACCCGCATCCAGTCCATCCCGGAGGTGCTGTCGACGCGCACCCTGCTGGTGTTCGAGGAGACCGATCTGGACCCCGCGTAG
- the pdhA gene encoding pyruvate dehydrogenase (acetyl-transferring) E1 component subunit alpha, with protein MTVQELPGAAAYRPTPPPAWRPRTDPAPLLPDPEPYRVLGTGAELDRALMLKLYAELVRGRRFNAQATALTKQGRLAVYPSSTGQEACEVAAALALEERDWLFPSYRDTLAAVARGLDPVEALTLLRGDWHTGYDPRRHRIAPLCTPLATQLPHAVGLAHAARLKGDDVVALALVGDGGTSEGDFHEALNFAAVWRAPVVFLVQNNGFAISVPLAKQTAAPSLAHKAVGYGMPGRLVDGNDAPAVHQVLGEAVARARRGGGPTLIEAVTYRMEAHTNADDATRYRGSAEVDAWRDHDPIRLLEDELTARGLLDEDGIRAAAEAAETMAAALREQMNAEPSLTPMDLFAEVYAEQSGQLREQAAQLRAELEAEAR; from the coding sequence ATGACGGTCCAAGAGCTCCCCGGGGCCGCCGCATACCGGCCGACCCCTCCGCCCGCCTGGAGGCCCCGCACCGACCCCGCGCCGCTCCTGCCGGACCCCGAGCCGTACCGGGTCCTCGGCACGGGCGCGGAGCTCGACCGCGCGCTGATGCTGAAGCTGTACGCCGAGCTGGTGCGCGGACGCCGCTTCAACGCCCAGGCGACCGCCCTCACCAAGCAGGGCCGCCTCGCCGTGTACCCCTCCTCCACCGGTCAGGAAGCCTGCGAGGTGGCCGCGGCGCTCGCCCTTGAGGAGCGCGACTGGCTGTTCCCCAGCTACCGCGACACCCTCGCCGCCGTCGCGCGCGGACTGGACCCCGTCGAGGCCCTGACGCTGCTGCGCGGCGACTGGCACACCGGCTACGACCCGCGCCGCCACCGCATCGCCCCGCTGTGCACCCCGCTCGCCACCCAGCTCCCGCACGCGGTGGGCCTGGCCCACGCGGCCCGCCTCAAGGGCGACGACGTGGTGGCGCTCGCCCTGGTGGGCGACGGCGGCACCAGCGAGGGCGACTTCCACGAGGCGCTGAACTTCGCGGCCGTCTGGCGGGCCCCGGTCGTCTTCCTGGTCCAGAACAACGGCTTCGCGATCTCCGTGCCGCTCGCCAAGCAGACCGCCGCGCCCTCCCTCGCCCACAAGGCCGTCGGTTACGGCATGCCCGGCCGCCTGGTGGACGGCAATGACGCGCCGGCCGTGCACCAGGTGCTCGGCGAGGCCGTCGCCCGCGCCCGGCGCGGTGGCGGACCCACCCTGATCGAGGCCGTCACCTATCGCATGGAGGCGCACACCAACGCCGACGACGCGACCCGCTACCGGGGCTCCGCCGAAGTCGACGCCTGGCGCGACCACGACCCGATCCGCCTTCTGGAGGACGAGCTGACCGCCCGCGGGCTCCTCGACGAGGACGGAATACGCGCCGCCGCGGAGGCCGCCGAGACCATGGCCGCCGCCCTGCGCGAGCAGATGAACGCCGAGCCCTCCCTCACCCCCATGGACCTCTTCGCCGAGGTCTACGCCGAACAGAGCGGTCAACTGCGCGAGCAGGCCGCCCAGTTGCGCGCCGAGCTGGAAGCCGAGGCCCGGTGA